A section of the Streptomyces sp. NBC_01591 genome encodes:
- a CDS encoding response regulator: MIQVLVVEDDPVAADAHRLYVGRVPGFTVAAVAHSRAEAVRALERTPVDLLLLDLYLPDGHGLQLLRSLRAAGHSADVIAVTSARDLAVVREGVSLGVVQYVLKPFTFATLRDRLVRYAEFRAAAGEASGQDEVDRALGALRAPQPARLPKGLSGPTLEAVTRVVRAAPEGVTAASTGAELGISRITARRYLEHLVTVGHVVRSPQYGQIGRPELHYRWVARDG, from the coding sequence GTGATCCAGGTGCTGGTCGTCGAGGACGACCCCGTCGCCGCGGACGCCCATCGGCTGTACGTGGGCCGCGTCCCCGGATTCACGGTGGCGGCCGTAGCGCATTCGCGTGCGGAGGCAGTGCGGGCGCTGGAGCGTACGCCGGTCGATCTGCTGCTCCTGGACCTGTATCTGCCCGACGGGCACGGTCTGCAGCTGCTGCGCTCGCTGCGTGCGGCCGGACACTCGGCGGATGTCATCGCGGTGACGTCGGCCCGCGATCTGGCGGTGGTCCGGGAGGGGGTGTCGCTCGGGGTCGTCCAGTACGTGCTGAAGCCGTTCACCTTCGCCACCCTGCGCGACCGGCTCGTGCGCTACGCGGAGTTCCGCGCGGCGGCCGGTGAGGCGAGCGGCCAGGACGAGGTGGACCGGGCCCTCGGCGCCCTGCGCGCACCGCAGCCGGCCCGGCTGCCGAAGGGGCTGAGCGGCCCGACTCTGGAGGCCGTCACCCGTGTCGTGCGGGCCGCCCCGGAGGGGGTGACGGCAGCCTCGACCGGGGCGGAGCTGGGCATCTCGCGGATCACCGCGCGCCGCTATCTGGAGCATCTGGTGACGGTGGGGCACGTGGTGCGCAGCCCGCAGTACGGCCAGATCGGGCGTCCGGAGCTGCACTACCGGTGGGTGGCCCGCGACGGCTGA
- a CDS encoding sensor histidine kinase — translation MRLPRPRTRPRSLAGQLFAMQVVLVAAVVAGCAFFAYVSGSEQAKETATRQVRAAALAIADSPSVREAIRTPDPSTVLQPYAEQVRRDTGITFVTIMSPDRVRWTHPDTDRIGEEFLGHTAQALRGETFTETYTGTLGPSIRVVTPIRDGSRITGLVSAGITVERVSSQVRAQLGALGLAAGGALALGGIGTYVINARLRRHTHGMNAAELSRMHDYHQATLHAVREGLLMLDGQRRIALINDAGRELLGLEPGAVGRRVAELDLPAPLTGALLASEERVDELHLTADRVIVVNTRPVVGGEQRGTVVTLRDHTELQALSGELDSERGFTQALRSQAHEAANRLHTVVSLIELGRADEAVGFATAELELAQALTDRVVGAVAEPVLAALLLGKAAQANERGVELVLADDSLIDDGDLPATLPHRDLVTILGNLIDNAVDAASEAVTGTPGPGSVPAQRGAGSGRAARARVTVTALAGEGELLLRVADTGAGIDPKDAAEVFGRGWTTHGAGRGIGLALVQQAVHRNGGTVALDSGPDGGADGGARFTVRLPLTAAGRTTHTTKETTA, via the coding sequence ATGCGTCTCCCCCGCCCCCGTACCCGCCCGCGCAGCCTGGCCGGTCAGCTCTTCGCCATGCAGGTGGTGCTGGTGGCGGCCGTGGTGGCGGGCTGCGCGTTCTTCGCCTACGTCTCCGGCAGCGAGCAGGCGAAGGAGACCGCGACCCGGCAGGTGCGGGCGGCCGCGCTGGCGATCGCCGACTCGCCGTCCGTACGGGAGGCGATCCGTACCCCGGACCCGTCCACCGTGCTGCAGCCGTACGCGGAGCAGGTCCGCAGGGACACCGGGATCACCTTCGTCACGATCATGTCCCCGGACCGGGTCCGCTGGACGCACCCGGACACCGACCGGATCGGCGAGGAGTTCCTCGGGCACACCGCGCAGGCACTGCGCGGCGAGACGTTCACGGAGACGTACACCGGCACGCTCGGCCCCTCGATCCGGGTCGTCACACCGATCCGGGACGGCTCCCGGATCACCGGGCTGGTCAGCGCGGGCATCACGGTCGAACGGGTCTCCTCGCAGGTGCGGGCGCAGCTCGGGGCGCTGGGACTGGCGGCGGGCGGGGCGCTCGCGCTCGGCGGCATCGGCACGTACGTGATCAACGCCCGGCTGCGGCGGCACACGCACGGCATGAACGCCGCCGAGCTGAGCCGGATGCACGACTACCACCAGGCCACGCTGCACGCGGTGCGCGAGGGGCTGCTGATGCTCGACGGGCAGCGACGGATCGCGCTGATCAACGACGCGGGCCGGGAGCTGCTCGGTCTGGAGCCGGGTGCGGTCGGGCGCAGGGTCGCCGAGCTGGATCTGCCCGCGCCGCTGACCGGTGCGCTGCTCGCCTCCGAGGAGCGGGTCGACGAACTGCATCTGACGGCGGACCGGGTGATCGTGGTCAACACCCGTCCGGTGGTGGGCGGGGAGCAGCGCGGCACCGTCGTGACGCTGCGCGATCACACGGAACTCCAGGCGCTGTCCGGTGAGTTGGACTCCGAGCGGGGGTTCACCCAGGCGTTGCGCTCGCAGGCGCACGAGGCGGCGAACCGGCTGCACACCGTGGTCTCGCTGATCGAACTGGGCCGGGCCGACGAGGCGGTGGGCTTCGCCACCGCCGAGCTGGAGCTGGCCCAGGCCCTCACCGACCGGGTGGTGGGAGCGGTCGCCGAGCCGGTGCTGGCCGCACTGCTGCTCGGCAAGGCGGCGCAGGCGAACGAACGGGGGGTGGAGCTGGTGCTCGCGGACGACAGTCTGATCGACGACGGCGACCTGCCGGCCACGCTGCCGCACCGGGACCTGGTGACGATCCTCGGCAATCTGATCGACAACGCGGTGGACGCGGCATCGGAGGCGGTGACCGGCACCCCGGGACCCGGGTCCGTGCCCGCCCAGCGGGGAGCGGGAAGCGGGCGGGCCGCCCGCGCCCGGGTCACCGTCACCGCGCTGGCCGGAGAGGGCGAACTGCTGCTTCGGGTCGCCGACACCGGGGCCGGGATCGATCCGAAGGACGCCGCCGAGGTGTTCGGCCGGGGCTGGACGACGCACGGCGCCGGGCGGGGCATCGGGCTCGCCCTCGTGCAGCAGGCGGTGCACCGCAACGGCGGGACGGTGGCGCTGGACAGCGGCCCGGACGGCGGTGCGGACGGCGGTGCGCGCTTCACGGTGCGGCTGCCGCTGACCGCCGCCGGCCGCACGACGCACACCACGAAGGAGACCACGGCGTGA
- a CDS encoding vanadium-dependent haloperoxidase, which produces MNFPKTRAALVASTALLVASGAAPSVAAPVPGHGRTSVALAWYDTTADTIATAGSSLPAVTNSRTWAISWIAAARALQHVPSGVDRRDYQDAALAAAVHRALVELVPTRAPELDAALQQTLDQTPDGPAETLGAAAGERQALEILHDREGDGLDAAAVNAPFTVPPAAPGVWQPTPPAFAPAIQNGSRFARPFLLKSAGQFRLPAPPAPTSKRYQTDLKEVRDFGELNSTVRTARQTDTANFWFDSSPALWTKPIRVALAATSHQPLLKQAELVALTHATLVDTQIATSDSKYTYPLWRPVTAIRTGVGEIPADPSWTPLHTTPAHPDYPSGHNTYAGAAETVLTALVGPRTAPFTLTSGTAPGVVRTYTAWHQLTLENMDARVWLGIHTRLADEAGVGLGTDVARYGLNHARSLFQEH; this is translated from the coding sequence GTGAACTTCCCGAAGACCCGTGCGGCCCTGGTGGCCTCCACGGCACTGCTGGTCGCCTCCGGCGCAGCGCCGAGCGTCGCCGCCCCTGTGCCCGGGCACGGCCGCACCTCCGTGGCGCTCGCCTGGTACGACACCACGGCCGACACGATCGCGACGGCCGGATCATCACTCCCTGCGGTGACCAACAGCCGTACCTGGGCGATCAGTTGGATCGCAGCAGCGCGGGCCCTGCAGCATGTGCCGTCCGGGGTCGACCGCAGGGACTACCAGGACGCGGCGCTGGCCGCCGCGGTGCACCGCGCCCTGGTCGAGCTGGTGCCCACCCGTGCCCCGGAGCTGGATGCCGCCCTGCAGCAGACCCTGGATCAGACTCCCGACGGCCCGGCCGAGACCTTGGGCGCCGCAGCCGGCGAACGCCAGGCGCTGGAGATCCTGCACGACCGCGAGGGAGACGGCCTCGATGCGGCCGCCGTGAACGCCCCCTTCACCGTGCCACCGGCCGCGCCAGGCGTCTGGCAGCCCACCCCGCCCGCGTTCGCCCCCGCCATCCAGAACGGCAGCCGGTTCGCCCGGCCCTTCCTGCTGAAAAGCGCCGGCCAGTTCCGACTGCCCGCGCCTCCCGCTCCGACGTCCAAGCGGTACCAGACCGACCTGAAGGAGGTTCGAGACTTCGGCGAGCTGAACAGCACCGTGCGCACCGCGCGGCAGACCGACACGGCCAACTTCTGGTTCGACTCCTCGCCGGCCCTGTGGACCAAGCCGATTCGCGTCGCGCTCGCCGCCACCTCCCACCAGCCGCTGCTCAAGCAGGCCGAACTCGTCGCCCTGACCCACGCCACGCTGGTGGACACCCAGATCGCCACCTCCGACAGCAAGTACACCTACCCGCTGTGGCGCCCCGTCACCGCGATCCGAACAGGCGTCGGCGAGATCCCTGCCGACCCGTCATGGACCCCACTGCACACCACTCCGGCGCACCCGGACTACCCCAGCGGTCACAACACCTACGCAGGCGCGGCGGAAACCGTTCTCACCGCCCTCGTAGGACCGCGCACGGCCCCGTTCACCCTGACCAGCGGCACCGCACCAGGCGTTGTCCGCACCTACACCGCATGGCACCAGCTCACGCTGGAGAACATGGACGCGCGGGTCTGGCTGGGCATCCACACCCGACTCGCGGACGAGGCCGGGGTCGGACTGGGTACCGATGTCGCCAGGTACGGCCTGAACCACGCCCGGTCGTTGTTCCAGGAGCACTGA